One Pseudomonas tolaasii NCPPB 2192 genomic window carries:
- a CDS encoding MazG-like family protein has translation MNLEHLTERLHRIRDTNDWKQFHSPKNLAMAASVEMAELVEIFQWLTEDQSRQLPADTLAHAGQEVGDIVLYLLLLCSELGLDMNEVVRAKLADSERRFAHE, from the coding sequence ATGAACCTTGAACACCTCACCGAACGCCTGCACCGCATCCGCGATACCAATGACTGGAAGCAGTTCCACAGCCCGAAAAACCTGGCCATGGCCGCCAGTGTGGAAATGGCCGAACTGGTGGAAATTTTCCAGTGGCTGACCGAAGACCAGTCGCGCCAGTTGCCCGCCGACACACTCGCCCATGCCGGGCAGGAAGTCGGTGATATCGTGTTGTACCTGCTGTTGCTGTGCAGTGAGTTGGGGCTGGACATGAACGAAGTTGTGCGCGCCAAGCTGGCCGACAGCGAACGGCGGTTCGCCCATGAGTGA
- a CDS encoding methyltransferase, with protein sequence MSDRHFDQLATRFAEKIYGGAKGAIRLAVLQADLTEALPQRPLRVLDIGAGLGHMSLWLAEQGHQVTLAEPAEPMLEGARQRFADAGQTATFIHAPWQDLPGQLTEPYDLVLCHAVLEWLAEPHAILPVLHPLTVPGGLLSLAFYNRDALIYRNLLKGHFRKMRKNDMAGEKQSLTPQQPLDPRELAAQLEGLWQVESQSGVRVFHDYMPVEFQARADLQDLLEMELAHRRHPSFAGLGRYLHWICRPV encoded by the coding sequence ATGAGTGATCGTCATTTCGACCAGTTGGCCACGCGTTTTGCAGAGAAAATCTACGGTGGCGCCAAGGGCGCGATTCGCCTGGCGGTGCTGCAGGCCGACCTGACCGAAGCGCTGCCGCAACGCCCTTTGCGCGTGCTGGATATCGGCGCGGGCCTGGGCCATATGTCGTTGTGGCTGGCCGAGCAAGGCCATCAGGTGACCCTCGCCGAGCCCGCCGAGCCGATGCTCGAGGGCGCCCGCCAGCGCTTTGCCGACGCCGGCCAGACCGCCACCTTCATTCATGCGCCGTGGCAGGACCTGCCCGGCCAGCTCACCGAACCTTACGACCTGGTGCTGTGCCACGCCGTGCTGGAATGGCTGGCCGAACCCCATGCGATCCTGCCGGTGCTGCACCCGCTCACGGTGCCCGGCGGCCTGTTGTCGCTGGCGTTTTACAACCGCGACGCACTGATTTACCGCAACCTGCTCAAAGGCCACTTCCGCAAAATGCGCAAGAACGACATGGCCGGCGAAAAACAGAGCCTCACGCCGCAACAACCGCTCGACCCACGTGAGCTGGCGGCGCAACTAGAGGGGCTTTGGCAGGTCGAAAGCCAAAGTGGCGTGCGGGTGTTCCACGACTATATGCCGGTGGAATTCCAGGCCCGCGCCGATTTACAGGACCTGTTGGAGATGGAACTCGCTCACCGTCGTCACCCAAGCTTTGCCGGACTTGGGCGTTATTTGCACTGGATTTGCCGTCCGGTTTAA
- a CDS encoding DUF4136 domain-containing protein: MRRLCLILLSLGLGACSTPNPYVAASAPMPPAPARAANTFDASAYPAPVRDYGAYRSWGWLNGQLPAGSAWADSAQIAEAVSGALDQRGLRPLHDNRAPDLLVSADVRLEKRLRQVQDDYGYGYGGYNRYGNGYGMYNTVPVVRTYEVTVAVARISLFDGRTRQPVWSTSAETASQGSLSEKADALREAMQKAMTAYPPS, from the coding sequence ATGCGCCGTCTCTGTTTGATCCTGTTGTCCCTCGGCTTGGGTGCGTGCTCCACGCCCAATCCTTACGTGGCCGCTTCGGCCCCGATGCCGCCGGCTCCGGCCCGGGCGGCGAACACCTTTGATGCCAGCGCCTATCCCGCGCCGGTGCGTGACTACGGCGCCTATCGCAGTTGGGGCTGGCTCAACGGCCAGCTACCGGCAGGTTCGGCCTGGGCCGATTCGGCGCAGATTGCCGAGGCGGTCAGTGGCGCGCTGGACCAGCGTGGCTTGCGCCCGTTGCATGACAACCGTGCCCCCGACCTGCTGGTCAGCGCCGATGTGCGCCTGGAAAAACGCCTGCGCCAGGTCCAGGACGACTATGGCTACGGCTATGGCGGCTATAACCGCTATGGCAACGGCTACGGCATGTACAACACGGTGCCGGTGGTACGCACCTATGAAGTGACGGTCGCCGTGGCGCGCATCAGCCTGTTCGATGGCCGTACCCGCCAGCCGGTCTGGAGCACCAGCGCCGAGACCGCCAGCCAGGGCAGCCTGAGCGAAAAGGCCGATGCCTTGCGCGAGGCGATGCAGAAAGCCATGACGGCCTACCCGCCCAGTTAA
- a CDS encoding DUF4136 domain-containing protein: MLRRIAALAVVVLLGGCQTSQVNHDFDASRDFGAYRNWAWKDPALQYRPDDPRIKSDLTEQRIRQAVGEQLDQRGLRPAAPGAKADLNVQAYLIVEDRQQQVTTNYGGAWGGPWNGYWGAPMYNETRNITYKVATIQIDLLDGKDGKLVWRGSDEQMMASSPNPQDRDTAIRTTVTKILSNYPPR; this comes from the coding sequence ATGCTTCGTCGCATTGCTGCACTTGCTGTTGTTGTATTGCTGGGCGGCTGCCAGACCAGTCAGGTCAACCACGACTTTGACGCCAGCCGCGATTTTGGCGCCTATCGCAACTGGGCCTGGAAAGACCCGGCGCTGCAATACCGCCCGGATGATCCGCGCATCAAGAGTGACCTCACCGAGCAGCGCATTCGCCAGGCAGTGGGTGAGCAACTCGACCAACGCGGCCTGCGCCCGGCCGCGCCGGGGGCCAAGGCTGACCTGAATGTGCAGGCCTACCTGATCGTCGAAGACCGCCAGCAACAAGTGACGACCAACTACGGCGGCGCCTGGGGCGGCCCGTGGAATGGCTATTGGGGCGCGCCGATGTACAACGAAACGCGCAACATCACCTACAAAGTGGCGACCATCCAGATCGACCTGCTCGACGGCAAGGACGGCAAACTGGTGTGGCGCGGCAGTGATGAGCAAATGATGGCCAGCTCGCCGAACCCTCAGGACCGTGACACCGCCATTCGCACCACCGTGACCAAGATCCTCAGCAACTACCCGCCCCGCTAA
- a CDS encoding pilus assembly protein TadG-related protein, with amino-acid sequence MSPHFFHQQRGAIGLMAVGVLAFVLMCTLLVVDSGRLYLEKRKLQGVADTAALEAVSRNGTCLAGLTAAAYAGQSVARNSFVVGNGNTLVTTCGAVTTAASGRRVFTANPAVSSAIQVVVNKTVTTSFAGGVWALVSGGKVSLNTVLSATAVAAMPTPTLAQLTINSTLASVDSASASLLGPVFSAFLGGNVNLTLAGWNGLINTNINLLSYLNQLAIDLNVTAGNYTQLLATNVTASQLIQAAITVLSNNGATADVLTALGSLKVAAINNTPLTVGKILQLQTGTTAAALNANLQVFQLIQGVVQLAGNQAAAAATLPISLLGLANITTQVKIIEPPQLSAIGNPVLAVANPLGPNKIYVRTAQVRTEVTISLPVLSSLSGLSTAVNNLVGPLTPVLGSLLSLNLVDTINSAFCLLGAGCQQLDLLVLPGNLPLNIVLDAGGASSYVTAFSCPTGGAGTKSLTAFTTTSLASLNVGKITNAFSTTQPMTVAPLPLIDLGIKTCHKILGIGSCDPRVPFGAGGIAIQVQSTIAGSNSTQNLVFSSSTPFATPPNVGLAPTYQPAAPATNLISGLSTALNGVSITAYQPVGNNPLGILAPTVAALIGGVSNIVTPVVDNLLGPLLNPILNNLLNMLGISLANVNVGANLTCGQTGEAYLVI; translated from the coding sequence ATGTCTCCCCACTTTTTTCACCAGCAACGCGGCGCCATTGGCTTGATGGCCGTTGGCGTGCTGGCGTTTGTCCTGATGTGCACGCTGCTGGTGGTCGACAGCGGCCGCTTGTACCTGGAAAAACGCAAGCTGCAAGGCGTGGCGGACACGGCCGCGCTGGAGGCTGTCAGCCGCAATGGCACCTGCCTGGCCGGGCTGACGGCGGCCGCTTATGCCGGGCAAAGCGTGGCGCGTAACAGTTTTGTGGTGGGTAACGGCAATACGTTGGTAACCACCTGCGGCGCGGTCACCACGGCGGCTTCGGGGCGTCGGGTGTTCACGGCGAACCCGGCGGTGTCGTCGGCAATTCAGGTAGTGGTTAACAAAACCGTGACCACCAGCTTTGCCGGTGGGGTGTGGGCGCTGGTGTCCGGCGGCAAGGTCAGTTTAAACACGGTATTGAGCGCGACGGCGGTGGCGGCGATGCCCACGCCCACCTTGGCTCAGCTGACCATCAACAGCACCCTGGCCAGCGTCGACAGCGCCAGCGCCAGCCTGCTCGGCCCGGTGTTCTCCGCGTTTCTAGGCGGCAATGTCAACCTTACGCTCGCGGGCTGGAACGGCTTGATCAACACCAATATCAACTTGCTCAGTTACCTCAACCAGCTCGCGATTGACCTGAATGTAACGGCCGGTAACTACACCCAGTTACTGGCGACCAACGTCACCGCCTCGCAGCTGATTCAGGCCGCGATCACGGTGCTTTCCAACAACGGCGCGACGGCGGATGTGCTGACCGCTCTGGGCAGCCTGAAAGTTGCCGCGATCAACAATACTCCCCTGACAGTCGGCAAAATCCTGCAATTGCAGACGGGGACGACCGCGGCGGCGCTCAATGCCAATCTTCAGGTGTTTCAGCTGATTCAGGGGGTGGTGCAACTGGCCGGTAACCAAGCCGCTGCAGCGGCAACGTTGCCGATAAGCCTGTTGGGCCTTGCGAACATTACGACGCAGGTGAAGATTATCGAACCGCCGCAATTGTCGGCCATCGGCAACCCGGTGCTGGCGGTGGCCAACCCGTTGGGGCCGAACAAAATCTACGTGCGTACCGCCCAGGTGCGCACCGAGGTCACCATCAGTCTGCCGGTGTTGAGCAGCCTGTCGGGGTTGAGCACGGCCGTGAACAACCTGGTCGGGCCGCTGACACCCGTGCTCGGCAGCCTGTTGAGCCTGAACCTAGTCGACACCATCAACTCGGCATTCTGCCTGCTGGGCGCGGGCTGCCAGCAACTGGACCTGCTGGTGCTGCCGGGCAACCTGCCGCTCAATATCGTGCTGGATGCCGGCGGCGCCAGCAGTTATGTCACCGCGTTCAGTTGCCCCACAGGCGGAGCAGGGACCAAAAGCCTGACGGCGTTTACCACCACTTCATTGGCTTCGCTGAATGTGGGCAAAATCACCAATGCGTTTTCCACCACGCAACCGATGACGGTGGCGCCTCTGCCTCTGATTGACCTCGGTATCAAGACCTGTCACAAAATTCTGGGCATCGGCTCGTGTGATCCTCGCGTGCCGTTTGGCGCTGGCGGTATTGCAATCCAGGTGCAAAGCACTATCGCGGGAAGCAACAGCACGCAGAACCTGGTGTTTTCCAGCTCCACACCATTTGCAACGCCGCCCAACGTAGGGCTTGCGCCGACCTACCAACCCGCGGCGCCGGCCACCAACCTGATCAGCGGGCTCTCCACGGCACTGAACGGCGTGAGCATCACGGCTTATCAACCGGTGGGCAATAACCCATTGGGCATATTGGCGCCGACCGTTGCAGCGCTGATCGGCGGCGTCAGCAACATCGTCACCCCTGTGGTGGACAATCTGCTCGGCCCGTTGCTCAACCCGATCCTCAACAACCTGCTGAACATGCTGGGCATCAGCCTGGCGAATGTGAACGTCGGCGCCAACCTGACGTGCGGCCAGACCGGCGAAGCCTACCTGGTGATTTAA
- a CDS encoding PAS domain-containing sensor histidine kinase, producing MTSGDKLLGRLLGRSSALAIEPAAPPVAGLHVLMDAQGRVLEVSGTLLSQLAKHAPSPQLHELLCAHSVVAVEGVPADWQRHSLDLDFQGIAGQTLHTRGTLEPHDNGWLLHAVDIGDLLGGRQLAEQREQNQQLASLVSEQLRVCSLSRLPDVFNEQLSSVAQRWRIPCVALALLDQEDQSWSIYSQYANHDAPLFWHTGQRLGTCLDSLDGTTPLSLKAPYGRGDHPRLHSVFGNADGFLVPYRDGQGVAAWLLCGAYSGQPHTRDRDWLNLTAALAAPLLSRLREHRHHQQLERLEALQGLLGTGWWELLPASGEIQLAPQLLRNLDPEDGPTRQALDTWLNLIHPADRQELHSRLRDLQTLGKPLLASVRLNRGDPHQAPIWYRVQGQVLGAGEQRRCIGFMLDISDIKNQQLEAAAAHARLDNVIASSPAVIYVQRYVNGALQPVFFSDSLLPLLGRTLAECTHDSLVQWVHPDDRDLYFQRTRQLLREGSTRSRYRVQDTHGDYHWLLDEAKLLRDDLGVPVEAVGLWLDVTDATLAAQQIKDSEERYRILVEDSPAMICRYRPDLTLTFGNTPLANYLECLPGQLRGVNLGDWLSAEQREAFVQRIRQLTPEFPVSTAEISLQLPGREHAWWVWSDRGVFDEQGALVEVQAVGRDNTEVRRSQQQLTQSAKMATLGEMATGLAHEINQPLNVMRMAIVNVLKRLDSGTVQIDYLTEKLQRIDAQVQRAARVVDHMRVFGRRSEVEQQPFDPAQAVEGTLSLLSEGLRGKGVEVRLTQEEIPVQVKGYVDQLEQVLINLMVNARDALLSQREKNPELRPWIAVHTEHDSRHVRIWVEDNGGGIDPRLLERIFEPFFTTKPIGVGTGLGLSVSYGIVENMGGRLSVSNGEHGARFCVELPRATDA from the coding sequence TTGACCTCCGGCGACAAACTCCTCGGGCGCCTGCTCGGCCGCAGCAGCGCGTTGGCTATCGAGCCCGCCGCGCCACCTGTCGCGGGCCTGCACGTGCTTATGGATGCCCAGGGCCGCGTACTTGAGGTCAGCGGCACGCTGCTTTCGCAACTGGCCAAGCACGCGCCGTCACCTCAATTGCATGAATTGCTCTGTGCCCACAGCGTGGTGGCGGTTGAAGGCGTGCCTGCCGACTGGCAGCGCCACAGCCTCGACCTCGACTTCCAGGGCATCGCCGGGCAAACCCTGCACACCCGCGGCACCCTGGAACCCCACGATAACGGCTGGCTGCTGCACGCCGTGGACATCGGCGACCTGCTCGGCGGCCGGCAATTGGCCGAGCAACGCGAACAGAACCAACAGCTGGCGAGCCTGGTCAGCGAGCAATTGCGCGTGTGCAGCCTCAGCCGGTTGCCCGACGTGTTCAACGAACAACTCAGCAGCGTGGCGCAGCGCTGGCGCATTCCGTGCGTGGCCCTTGCCTTGCTGGATCAGGAAGACCAGAGCTGGTCGATCTACAGCCAGTACGCCAACCACGACGCCCCGCTGTTCTGGCACACCGGGCAGCGCCTCGGCACCTGCCTGGACAGCCTCGACGGCACCACCCCGCTGAGCCTGAAAGCACCGTACGGGCGCGGTGACCACCCGCGCTTGCACAGCGTATTCGGCAACGCCGATGGCTTCCTCGTGCCCTATCGCGACGGCCAGGGCGTGGCCGCATGGTTGCTGTGCGGCGCCTACAGCGGCCAACCCCATACCCGCGACCGCGACTGGCTGAACCTCACCGCCGCCCTTGCCGCGCCGTTGCTCAGTCGCCTGCGCGAGCATCGCCACCACCAGCAACTCGAACGCCTGGAAGCCCTGCAGGGCCTGCTCGGCACCGGTTGGTGGGAACTGCTGCCCGCCAGCGGGGAAATCCAGCTCGCGCCCCAATTGCTGCGCAACCTCGACCCCGAGGACGGCCCGACTCGCCAGGCGCTCGACACCTGGCTGAACCTGATCCACCCCGCCGATCGCCAGGAGCTGCACAGCCGCCTGCGTGACCTGCAAACCCTCGGCAAGCCCCTGCTGGCCAGCGTGCGCCTCAACCGCGGCGACCCCCATCAGGCGCCGATCTGGTACCGCGTGCAGGGCCAGGTGCTCGGCGCGGGTGAACAACGGCGCTGCATCGGTTTCATGCTCGACATCAGCGACATCAAAAACCAGCAACTGGAAGCCGCCGCCGCCCACGCGCGTCTGGACAATGTGATCGCCAGCTCACCGGCGGTGATCTACGTGCAGCGCTATGTGAACGGCGCCTTGCAGCCGGTGTTTTTCAGCGACAGTTTGTTGCCCCTGCTCGGCCGCACCCTCGCCGAATGCACCCACGACAGCCTGGTGCAATGGGTACACCCCGATGACCGTGATTTGTATTTCCAGCGTACCCGCCAACTGCTGCGCGAAGGCAGCACCCGCAGCCGGTATCGCGTGCAGGACACACACGGCGATTACCACTGGTTGCTCGATGAAGCCAAGTTGCTGCGCGATGACCTTGGCGTGCCGGTAGAAGCCGTCGGCCTGTGGCTGGACGTCACCGACGCAACCCTGGCCGCGCAGCAAATCAAGGACAGCGAAGAGCGCTACCGCATTCTGGTGGAAGACTCCCCGGCGATGATCTGCCGCTACCGGCCGGACCTGACCCTGACCTTCGGTAACACGCCGCTGGCCAATTACCTGGAATGCCTGCCGGGCCAATTGCGCGGGGTAAACCTTGGGGATTGGTTGTCGGCCGAACAGCGCGAGGCGTTTGTGCAGCGCATCCGGCAACTGACGCCGGAGTTTCCGGTGAGCACTGCCGAAATCAGCCTGCAGTTGCCCGGCCGCGAACATGCCTGGTGGGTGTGGTCGGACCGCGGGGTGTTCGATGAGCAAGGTGCGTTGGTGGAAGTGCAGGCCGTGGGCCGCGACAACACGGAAGTGCGCCGCTCCCAGCAACAACTGACCCAAAGCGCGAAAATGGCCACCCTCGGCGAAATGGCCACGGGCCTGGCCCACGAGATCAACCAGCCGCTGAACGTGATGCGCATGGCCATCGTCAACGTGCTTAAACGCCTGGACAGCGGCACTGTACAAATCGACTACCTCACCGAAAAGCTCCAGCGCATCGACGCCCAGGTGCAGCGCGCCGCGCGGGTGGTGGACCATATGCGCGTGTTCGGCCGCCGCTCGGAAGTCGAACAACAACCCTTCGACCCGGCGCAGGCGGTCGAGGGCACGCTGTCTTTGCTCAGCGAAGGCTTGCGCGGCAAAGGTGTGGAGGTGCGCCTGACCCAGGAAGAGATTCCGGTGCAGGTCAAAGGCTATGTCGACCAGCTGGAGCAAGTGCTGATCAACCTGATGGTCAATGCCCGCGACGCCTTGCTGAGCCAGCGCGAGAAAAACCCGGAGCTGCGCCCGTGGATTGCCGTGCACACCGAACATGACAGCCGCCATGTACGGATCTGGGTCGAAGACAACGGCGGCGGTATTGACCCACGCTTGCTGGAGCGGATTTTCGAGCCGTTCTTCACCACCAAGCCGATTGGCGTGGGCACCGGGCTGGGCCTGTCGGTGAGCTACGGCATTGTGGAAAACATGGGTGGGCGTCTGAGCGTCAGCAACGGCGAGCATGGCGCACGGTTCTGCGTGGAGCTGCCCAGGGCCACCGACGCTTAA
- a CDS encoding TadE family protein, protein MKTGLPGKQKGTAAIEFIGVFVIFFAVFYGMVSYSLPLLLMQSFTQATAEAVRQSVGLDPSMPGYNAAVQNTAKTAVAQRLGWIPALYKFDAATQVTTTFTPAGLLSVKISYPSANLQSVMPFIVLPGIGTVPQLPVTLQAQSSLQF, encoded by the coding sequence ATGAAAACAGGCCTCCCCGGAAAACAAAAAGGCACGGCAGCGATCGAGTTCATTGGCGTGTTCGTGATTTTTTTCGCCGTGTTCTACGGGATGGTCAGCTATAGCCTGCCGTTGCTGTTAATGCAGTCGTTCACCCAGGCAACCGCCGAAGCCGTGCGCCAGAGCGTGGGGCTTGACCCGAGCATGCCGGGGTACAACGCCGCTGTGCAAAACACCGCGAAAACGGCGGTGGCTCAACGGTTGGGGTGGATCCCCGCGCTCTATAAGTTCGACGCGGCTACCCAGGTCACCACCACTTTCACTCCTGCCGGCCTGCTCTCGGTAAAAATCAGTTACCCCTCGGCCAACCTTCAGTCGGTAATGCCGTTCATCGTGTTGCCCGGGATCGGCACCGTGCCGCAGTTGCCGGTGACGCTGCAGGCCCAGTCGAGCCTGCAATTTTGA
- a CDS encoding prepilin peptidase codes for MIHGAVVLVWLVACAVQDVRQRLLANRLTLGVALLALIYLLWTGTTWLGATAGEGLWAFCLSLLLTLPGYALGRLGAGDVKLLAAFALVSDSHHLLGAFIGAAAANVLWVLLAPKLWPLMSQRLKKAMGFLAPDPSRKLPFAPFLLVGFVVIRFWIH; via the coding sequence GTGATCCACGGTGCAGTTGTTTTGGTGTGGTTGGTGGCGTGTGCGGTGCAGGACGTGCGGCAGCGGTTGCTCGCCAATCGCCTGACGCTCGGCGTAGCCCTGTTGGCGTTGATTTATCTGCTGTGGACGGGCACCACCTGGCTCGGCGCCACGGCCGGGGAGGGGCTTTGGGCCTTTTGTCTTTCATTATTGCTGACGTTGCCCGGCTACGCCCTGGGCCGCCTGGGCGCGGGGGATGTAAAGCTGCTGGCCGCCTTCGCACTGGTTTCGGATTCACATCACTTGCTGGGGGCATTTATTGGCGCTGCGGCCGCCAATGTGCTGTGGGTTTTGCTCGCGCCAAAACTATGGCCGCTTATGAGTCAACGACTTAAAAAAGCTATGGGTTTCTTGGCGCCTGATCCGTCAAGAAAACTACCGTTCGCCCCGTTTTTATTGGTGGGATTCGTGGTTATCCGGTTTTGGATCCATTAA
- a CDS encoding response regulator transcription factor has product MNKLTSAVKVIVVDDQPLIVEELCEFLESSGFRCVPCESSQQALKRFTEDAEIGLVLCDLHMPDMDGIELVQALQKVAGKQRAFEAIMLTGRADKQDVIKALRAGIADYYQKPINLEELLEGLQRQEAALEERKKDLQLGNLNQKLQFLSESINDLYQDLDKVRRSPPVQDSEEATAEDAGPLEIPAIFNQLSPRQLDVARLVGKGQTNYQIACELGITENTVKLYVSQVLRLTHMHNRTQLALALSPNNSALRQRVTAH; this is encoded by the coding sequence GTGAACAAGCTTACCTCAGCAGTAAAGGTGATCGTCGTCGATGACCAGCCCCTCATCGTGGAAGAGCTCTGTGAGTTTCTTGAAAGCAGTGGCTTCCGCTGTGTCCCGTGTGAGTCCAGCCAGCAGGCGTTGAAGCGTTTCACTGAAGACGCCGAGATCGGCCTGGTGCTGTGTGATCTGCATATGCCGGACATGGACGGTATCGAGCTGGTCCAGGCACTGCAGAAAGTGGCCGGCAAACAACGCGCTTTCGAAGCCATCATGCTGACCGGCCGCGCTGACAAGCAGGACGTGATCAAGGCCCTGCGCGCCGGGATTGCGGACTATTACCAGAAGCCGATCAACCTGGAAGAACTGCTCGAGGGCCTGCAGCGTCAGGAAGCTGCCCTGGAAGAGCGCAAAAAAGACCTGCAACTGGGCAATCTGAACCAGAAATTGCAGTTCCTTTCCGAGTCGATCAACGACCTGTACCAGGACCTCGACAAGGTACGCCGCAGCCCGCCCGTGCAGGACAGTGAAGAGGCGACGGCCGAGGACGCGGGGCCGCTGGAAATTCCGGCGATCTTCAACCAGCTGTCACCTCGCCAATTGGACGTCGCGCGGCTGGTGGGCAAGGGCCAGACCAATTATCAGATCGCCTGCGAATTGGGCATCACTGAAAACACGGTGAAGCTGTATGTGTCGCAGGTGTTGCGCCTGACCCACATGCATAACCGCACGCAGTTGGCGCTGGCGTTGTCGCCGAATAATTCGGCGTTGCGTCAGCGGGTGACCGCGCATTGA
- a CDS encoding DUF3613 domain-containing protein has protein sequence MKAAYLASLAVLALPLSVMAIEPGPSSPQQAVTESWLTLQPSGKASSTTQQKAAAAERDQANQRWLESFKHPIPEYFDQKVGGKTQGSN, from the coding sequence ATGAAAGCAGCGTATCTCGCAAGCCTGGCAGTGCTGGCACTGCCTTTGAGTGTCATGGCCATCGAGCCTGGCCCGTCGTCGCCGCAACAGGCCGTCACCGAGAGCTGGCTGACGCTGCAACCGAGCGGCAAGGCCTCGTCAACCACCCAACAGAAAGCCGCCGCGGCCGAGCGCGATCAAGCCAACCAGCGCTGGCTGGAAAGCTTCAAGCACCCGATTCCGGAGTATTTTGACCAGAAGGTCGGCGGGAAAACCCAGGGCAGCAACTGA
- a CDS encoding type II secretion system F family protein, giving the protein MGIALLISAVLFLAALGLVVANLLKHRRGQRLVAQRLQGQMGRENTFGTVMRQLGNSPIAQRSVSLDNETQLLLNRVGWRKSSQRSMFAAFQIGTPLVLGAVVLLTQQVLFPNTGAPWLMPLIGLGIGYLLPKRILARAAKARQQQISREVSTFIPLLRILFESGMAVEQALRVMSIEAQRLLPALTHELRLILARVDSGLELSEELGKTSTLLAVDEFTDTCIILQQLVQQGGGAMKSLLSLKQLLDDRRLTRIQEFVSKMSAKMSVVMMVFLFPALLIVLGGPAFIGITRALSNL; this is encoded by the coding sequence ATGGGTATCGCCCTGCTGATCAGCGCTGTGTTGTTCCTTGCCGCCCTGGGCCTGGTGGTCGCCAACCTGCTCAAGCATCGGCGTGGCCAGCGCCTGGTTGCCCAGCGCCTGCAAGGCCAGATGGGCCGCGAGAACACGTTCGGCACGGTGATGCGGCAATTGGGCAACAGCCCGATCGCGCAGCGCTCGGTCAGCCTGGACAACGAAACCCAACTGCTGCTCAACCGGGTCGGCTGGCGCAAATCCAGCCAACGTTCCATGTTCGCCGCCTTCCAGATCGGCACGCCGCTGGTACTCGGCGCGGTGGTACTGCTCACCCAGCAAGTGCTGTTTCCCAATACCGGCGCACCATGGCTGATGCCCTTGATCGGGCTGGGCATCGGCTACCTGTTGCCCAAACGCATCCTGGCCAGGGCCGCCAAGGCGCGCCAGCAGCAGATCTCCCGCGAGGTATCGACCTTCATTCCGCTGCTGCGCATCCTGTTCGAGTCGGGCATGGCCGTCGAACAGGCCCTGCGCGTGATGAGCATTGAAGCGCAGCGCCTGCTGCCGGCCCTCACCCATGAACTGCGCCTGATCCTGGCGCGGGTCGATTCGGGCCTGGAGCTGAGCGAAGAGCTGGGCAAGACCTCCACACTGCTGGCGGTGGACGAATTCACCGACACCTGCATCATCCTGCAGCAACTGGTTCAGCAAGGCGGCGGCGCGATGAAATCGCTGCTGTCGCTCAAGCAATTGCTGGATGACCGGCGCCTGACGCGCATCCAGGAGTTCGTCTCCAAGATGTCGGCGAAGATGTCGGTGGTGATGATGGTGTTTTTGTTTCCTGCCCTTTTGATCGTGCTCGGGGGGCCGGCATTTATCGGTATCACCCGCGCCCTGAGTAACCTGTGA